In the Ruminococcus sp. OA3 genome, one interval contains:
- a CDS encoding ABC transporter permease — protein MRKMKQSPIVKKLGFNRIMLFLVMVLIYVIFCVLIPNFFGPSHVMSMLNYACFLGFLALGVTFVIATGGIDFSIGPVMFCCALVSGYAMNQYGLPMAGALVMCILVGMLFGVFNGYMVAYWRVPPFIISMASMNIAKGLASVCTKTTTVSWPQSTDPGGWFRSLLKVGDIPVGLLVFLIAAVICSVILNNTRPGRYILGLGSNREAVRLSGVNTKKWEMIAFIICGTLAGIAAIFFAAAYSTVQPGYGDQYNNEAIAACVMGGTSMIGGLASIGGTVIGALIIALIQEGILAMKFTKDIQLIITAIIVIAAVYVDVTARRRKN, from the coding sequence ATGAGAAAGATGAAACAAAGTCCAATTGTCAAGAAACTGGGGTTCAACAGAATCATGTTATTTCTGGTTATGGTTTTAATCTACGTTATTTTCTGCGTATTGATTCCTAATTTCTTCGGCCCGTCCCATGTGATGAGCATGCTGAATTATGCGTGTTTTCTTGGGTTTCTGGCATTGGGGGTAACATTCGTAATTGCAACGGGAGGTATTGATTTCAGCATCGGACCGGTCATGTTCTGCTGTGCGCTGGTTTCCGGTTATGCGATGAATCAGTATGGACTGCCGATGGCGGGGGCGTTGGTCATGTGTATTCTCGTCGGAATGCTGTTTGGTGTATTTAACGGTTATATGGTTGCATATTGGAGGGTGCCCCCATTCATTATTTCTATGGCATCCATGAATATTGCGAAAGGACTTGCATCGGTCTGTACAAAAACAACGACTGTGAGCTGGCCGCAGAGTACGGATCCGGGGGGATGGTTCCGCAGCCTTTTGAAGGTGGGAGATATCCCGGTGGGACTTCTGGTCTTTCTGATTGCAGCAGTGATTTGTTCGGTTATCCTGAACAACACAAGACCGGGGCGATACATTCTCGGGCTGGGGAGCAACCGTGAAGCTGTCCGTCTTTCGGGGGTTAATACAAAGAAATGGGAGATGATCGCATTTATTATCTGCGGTACTTTGGCAGGTATTGCTGCTATTTTCTTTGCAGCGGCGTATTCGACGGTTCAGCCGGGATACGGCGACCAGTATAACAACGAGGCAATTGCCGCATGTGTGATGGGCGGAACATCCATGATTGGAGGGCTGGCTTCCATCGGAGGTACGGTCATCGGGGCGCTGATCATTGCGCTGATTCAGGAGGGTATCCTGGCGATGAAATTTACCAAGGATATTCAGCTGATTATCACGGCGATTATCGTTATTGCGGCAGTTTACGTTGATGTTACCGCAAGGCGCAGAAAGAACTGA
- a CDS encoding sugar ABC transporter ATP-binding protein: MGEVILEMKQIDKSFPGVHALDHVDFDVRRGEVHALMGENGAGKSTLMKVLTGIYTKDSGSIVYEGKEIEFRSAREAQNAGVIIVHQELNMVGDLTVAQNIFLGREPKKGFGVDDRKMIKDSRELFERLKIDIDPAAKMSNLTVGKQQMCEIAKAISHKAKVIIFDEPSAALTEKEIEDLFAIICDLRKDQLGIVYISHRMDEIKVITDRVTVMRDGTYVGTLITKESTKDDIINMMVGRIIYEDPKQQSACPADAPVVLKVENLNAGKMVKNVNFELHQGEILGFSGLMGAGRTEMARALFGADPKQSGNIYIGGEKVEIKSPQDAVRHGIGYLSEDRKRYGVVVGRSVAENTTMACLENYLNGFLINKKAENKASDDYIERLATKTPNSEELVVNLSGGNQQKVVIAKWLTRDCDILIFDEPTRGIDVGAKNEIYKLMNQLAAEGKSIIMISSEMTEILRMSDRIVVMCEGEIKGELDISEATQENIMDKATRNIS, encoded by the coding sequence ATGGGCGAAGTAATTTTGGAAATGAAGCAAATTGACAAATCGTTTCCCGGCGTTCATGCATTGGATCATGTTGACTTCGATGTGAGACGGGGAGAAGTACATGCGCTGATGGGAGAAAACGGAGCCGGTAAATCGACACTGATGAAAGTTCTGACAGGAATTTATACGAAGGATTCCGGTTCTATCGTGTATGAAGGAAAAGAGATTGAATTTCGCAGCGCAAGAGAAGCGCAGAATGCAGGCGTCATTATCGTGCATCAGGAGCTCAACATGGTGGGCGATCTTACGGTTGCACAGAATATTTTCCTTGGACGGGAACCGAAAAAAGGATTCGGTGTCGATGACAGAAAGATGATCAAAGACTCGAGAGAGCTTTTTGAACGCTTGAAAATCGATATTGATCCGGCGGCAAAAATGAGTAATCTTACCGTGGGAAAACAGCAGATGTGTGAAATTGCAAAGGCGATTTCCCATAAAGCGAAGGTGATTATATTTGATGAACCGTCTGCGGCGCTCACGGAAAAAGAGATTGAAGATTTGTTTGCTATTATTTGTGATCTGCGTAAGGACCAGCTTGGCATCGTCTATATATCCCACCGCATGGATGAGATTAAGGTCATTACGGACAGAGTGACGGTCATGCGTGATGGTACATATGTCGGAACACTGATTACGAAGGAGAGTACGAAGGATGACATCATCAACATGATGGTGGGACGCATCATCTATGAAGACCCGAAACAGCAAAGTGCCTGCCCGGCGGATGCACCGGTGGTCCTGAAAGTTGAGAATCTGAATGCCGGGAAGATGGTAAAAAATGTGAATTTTGAGCTGCATCAAGGTGAAATACTGGGATTTTCCGGGCTGATGGGTGCGGGCCGCACAGAGATGGCGCGGGCATTGTTCGGTGCAGATCCGAAACAGAGCGGCAATATTTATATAGGTGGTGAAAAAGTGGAGATTAAATCTCCGCAGGATGCCGTCAGACACGGAATCGGTTATCTTTCAGAAGACAGAAAGCGCTACGGCGTCGTCGTAGGAAGATCTGTTGCGGAAAATACGACGATGGCATGTCTTGAAAACTACCTGAACGGTTTTTTGATCAATAAAAAAGCGGAAAACAAAGCGTCCGATGATTATATTGAGAGACTGGCGACGAAAACGCCGAATTCAGAGGAACTGGTCGTGAATCTCTCCGGAGGCAATCAGCAGAAAGTCGTTATCGCGAAATGGCTGACCCGCGACTGCGATATTCTTATTTTCGACGAGCCGACGAGAGGGATTGATGTAGGCGCGAAAAATGAGATCTATAAGCTGATGAATCAGCTGGCTGCGGAAGGAAAATCAATCATTATGATTTCCTCGGAAATGACAGAGATCCTCCGTATGAGTGACCGGATTGTCGTGATGTGTGAGGGTGAAATCAAGGGAGAACTTGATATTTCGGAAGCTACCCAGGAGAATATCATGGACAAAGCGACGAGAAATATTTCTTAG
- a CDS encoding ABC transporter permease, giving the protein MNKKSKFQKLAASQEFIVFIILILLYVGFSAVNPQFARYTTLVTMSDYASFYMLMAFGVGLTLITGGVDLSIGTGLVAYAAIGGAVMRFLGAPVIVGMLVTLFAAGIFGLANGIMVGVMNLPPFLVTLCTSMIVRGAGSLVANNYAIPWPMISQPGGWFHNMFKIKTETGTLIPIGFIWILILVFVLRYVLNSTKFGRYLIAIGSNREATMLSGVNVRFYHVMVYTVCGLFTGVAALAYAAATPTIQPGQGAGMEMDAIGGAIVGGVSAAGGYGTIPGILVGTCVILVLKVGLPFVGLNANWQQIITGLVLLAAVLIDIVKQRRAAKAH; this is encoded by the coding sequence ATGAACAAAAAAAGCAAATTTCAAAAGCTGGCGGCGAGCCAGGAATTCATTGTATTTATCATACTGATTTTGTTGTATGTGGGATTCAGTGCTGTGAATCCGCAGTTTGCACGGTATACAACGCTGGTTACCATGTCAGACTATGCGAGTTTCTATATGCTGATGGCATTCGGTGTGGGGCTTACGTTGATTACGGGAGGTGTTGATCTCTCTATCGGTACCGGGTTGGTAGCTTACGCGGCGATCGGCGGAGCTGTCATGCGGTTTCTGGGGGCGCCGGTGATCGTGGGAATGCTGGTAACGCTCTTTGCAGCGGGGATTTTCGGTCTTGCCAATGGCATTATGGTGGGTGTTATGAATCTGCCGCCGTTTCTGGTAACGCTGTGTACCAGCATGATTGTTCGCGGGGCGGGATCTCTTGTGGCAAACAACTATGCGATTCCGTGGCCGATGATATCTCAGCCGGGCGGATGGTTTCATAATATGTTCAAAATTAAAACAGAAACCGGTACCCTGATTCCGATCGGGTTTATCTGGATTTTAATTCTGGTGTTTGTTCTGCGTTACGTGCTGAACAGTACAAAATTCGGACGTTATCTGATTGCCATCGGATCCAACCGGGAAGCAACGATGCTGTCCGGTGTCAATGTCAGGTTCTACCATGTAATGGTTTATACAGTCTGCGGGTTATTCACCGGTGTTGCTGCTCTTGCGTACGCAGCTGCCACGCCTACCATTCAGCCGGGTCAGGGCGCCGGTATGGAGATGGATGCCATTGGCGGTGCGATTGTCGGCGGCGTATCGGCAGCAGGCGGATACGGGACGATTCCCGGTATATTGGTAGGCACCTGCGTCATACTGGTGTTAAAGGTCGGTCTGCCGTTTGTCGGTCTGAATGCAAACTGGCAGCAGATCATTACGGGGCTTGTGTTGCTGGCGGCGGTATTGATCGATATCGTGAAACAGAGAAGGGCTGCAAAGGCACATTAG
- a CDS encoding type I 3-dehydroquinate dehydratase translates to MTKKMVQVKNTVVGGSDYTRFITIAPSSAEEMKCQMKEAAALGEAGIEIKVGNLTNIGDALTVLKECKDDMAGQAVILNLDTTGYDAAASDDEKLQAAEEAAKAGSVDIIGAEAFASETYVAAMKKITVEGGVKLMLSYINFDGIAAEDEIIHTAKAAQTKGADMIYLAYMAKDDPDVIVLGYAAKKIAADNLVSVPTCVFPMGEVGFQTRILSERCGNNFGFYHLAEPEDGLFESYAQYRAMYEIYGGCKKIQSKVQFNMGEKHIMGGERFIRCFMLKERTKDDILEAARNVARYNPEMVEWRVDYCLPMDNSKFTEDYWKNALKEIKEILPDVPMLMTFRVKKEGGKTWYPDALRLKMACALVSTGLVEYCDCEIDNDIDYINTLKDACVKSNTKFVVSQHKWTETPGNEEIAATFRECVEKGADLPKFYLMATNYDDAVRTSVVTKKLREEELDMPIIICAMGDTGLITRTLGGCMGADFEFIDVTGIKGGEEEDVRYVDQLAEIFGY, encoded by the coding sequence TTGACAAAGAAAATGGTACAGGTAAAAAACACAGTCGTAGGTGGGAGTGATTATACAAGATTTATAACAATCGCACCATCAAGTGCAGAAGAAATGAAATGCCAGATGAAAGAGGCGGCAGCATTAGGAGAAGCAGGGATTGAGATTAAAGTTGGAAATCTCACGAATATAGGTGACGCACTTACTGTTTTAAAAGAATGTAAAGATGACATGGCAGGACAGGCAGTGATCCTTAACCTGGATACAACAGGCTACGATGCGGCAGCATCGGATGATGAGAAATTGCAGGCGGCAGAGGAAGCCGCAAAGGCAGGCAGCGTTGATATCATCGGTGCTGAGGCATTTGCATCTGAGACATATGTTGCGGCAATGAAGAAGATTACGGTGGAAGGCGGCGTGAAACTGATGCTTTCTTATATCAATTTTGACGGAATTGCAGCGGAAGATGAAATCATACATACGGCAAAGGCTGCCCAGACGAAAGGTGCCGATATGATTTACCTTGCGTATATGGCAAAGGATGACCCGGATGTGATCGTGCTGGGCTACGCGGCAAAGAAAATCGCGGCGGACAATCTGGTCAGCGTGCCGACTTGTGTATTTCCGATGGGAGAAGTCGGATTCCAGACACGGATCTTATCGGAGCGGTGCGGAAATAACTTTGGTTTCTATCATCTCGCCGAGCCGGAAGACGGCCTGTTCGAAAGCTATGCACAGTATCGGGCAATGTATGAGATTTACGGCGGCTGTAAAAAAATACAGAGCAAAGTTCAGTTCAACATGGGTGAGAAACACATCATGGGCGGCGAACGCTTCATTCGCTGTTTTATGCTGAAAGAGAGAACAAAGGACGATATCCTGGAAGCGGCAAGAAATGTGGCGCGTTACAATCCGGAGATGGTTGAATGGCGTGTGGATTACTGTCTGCCGATGGACAACAGCAAATTTACAGAAGATTATTGGAAAAATGCCCTGAAAGAGATCAAGGAAATCCTGCCGGATGTACCGATGCTTATGACTTTCCGCGTTAAAAAAGAGGGTGGAAAGACATGGTATCCGGACGCACTTCGTCTGAAAATGGCTTGCGCACTGGTAAGTACAGGATTGGTTGAATACTGTGACTGTGAGATCGACAATGACATCGATTATATCAACACACTGAAAGATGCCTGTGTGAAATCAAATACAAAATTTGTTGTATCACAGCACAAATGGACAGAAACACCGGGCAATGAGGAAATTGCTGCAACCTTCAGAGAATGTGTTGAAAAGGGCGCGGACCTTCCGAAATTCTATTTGATGGCGACGAACTATGACGATGCAGTCAGGACCTCTGTCGTGACGAAAAAACTCAGAGAAGAAGAACTGGACATGCCGATCATTATCTGTGCGATGGGAGATACCGGATTGATCACCAGGACTCTTGGTGGCTGCATGGGCGCTGACTTCGAGTTCATCGATGTTACCGGCATCAAAGGCGGAGAAGAAGAAGACGTCCGCTACGTTGATCAGCTGGCAGAAATTTTTGGATATTAA
- a CDS encoding alcohol dehydrogenase catalytic domain-containing protein produces MKAAIFEGEGTLTVKEIPVPKITKPDDVIIKVEAASICGSDIHGLAVPPGQYMKPGIIYGHEFSGVVAEVGAEVKGFAVGDRVAVNPRVRCGSCYECTHGRGDLCSNSDHYGQLADGGFAEYALTSAKQLYHVADGVSPDLAAQTEPLACVVSSIKKVNPTPMDYVILYGAGPIGLTFLRTLKAFGVKNLIMTAKGEDRVAEAKACGAEIVVDVEKENIEDVVKANWPFKADVIIDAVGRGAVLPEAMRLINPQGRILLFGLDNNARSEIAPGAIVLDEIMIVGALGKDFPGALELLQNEELGLEKFITHRFTLEDIHKGIELMRNKKACRVLVYPNGLPRND; encoded by the coding sequence ATGAAAGCAGCAATATTTGAAGGCGAAGGTACGCTTACCGTAAAAGAGATTCCGGTGCCGAAGATCACAAAGCCGGACGATGTCATTATTAAAGTGGAGGCAGCCAGCATCTGCGGCAGCGATATTCACGGACTGGCAGTGCCTCCGGGACAGTACATGAAGCCCGGCATCATTTACGGACACGAGTTCAGCGGTGTGGTTGCCGAGGTCGGCGCTGAGGTGAAGGGTTTTGCAGTTGGGGACAGAGTGGCTGTCAACCCGCGCGTCCGCTGCGGAAGCTGCTACGAGTGCACTCATGGAAGAGGTGATCTCTGTTCCAATTCTGACCATTACGGACAGCTCGCGGACGGCGGATTTGCAGAATATGCACTGACAAGCGCGAAACAGCTCTATCATGTGGCGGACGGCGTCAGCCCGGATCTTGCGGCCCAGACAGAACCGCTGGCATGTGTTGTCAGTTCGATTAAAAAAGTAAATCCGACACCGATGGATTATGTGATTCTATACGGTGCGGGTCCCATCGGCCTGACGTTCCTGCGCACACTGAAAGCATTTGGCGTGAAGAACCTTATCATGACGGCAAAGGGTGAGGATCGTGTGGCGGAGGCAAAAGCATGCGGCGCAGAGATCGTTGTGGATGTAGAAAAAGAAAATATTGAGGACGTTGTAAAGGCAAACTGGCCGTTCAAAGCAGACGTGATCATCGATGCGGTGGGAAGAGGCGCTGTTCTTCCGGAGGCGATGAGACTGATCAACCCGCAGGGACGTATCCTTCTCTTTGGACTGGACAATAACGCCCGCTCTGAAATTGCACCGGGCGCAATCGTACTGGACGAGATCATGATCGTCGGCGCGCTTGGCAAGGATTTCCCGGGCGCTCTGGAATTGCTTCAAAATGAAGAACTCGGACTTGAAAAATTTATTACCCATAGATTCACACTGGAAGATATTCACAAAGGAATCGAGCTGATGCGAAATAAGAAGGCGTGCCGCGTATTGGTCTACCCGAACGGGCTGCCCAGGAATGACTGA
- a CDS encoding alcohol dehydrogenase catalytic domain-containing protein: MKEGMMKGIAFISTGKYAHVERPIPKIEKNHDVLIRILATSICGTDVHILATPPLYPATPGKIIGHEMVGEVVECGSEVTEFQAGDRVIMDNNIACGTCEICRLGDYNVCPNMKSIGMEIDGTFAQYCVAPDSNLAKINKDVPLERAIFAEPLNVAFGGLKKVKMMPGDNVVIVGGGPIGMYFVKLCKQMGAGKVLVTGRSPSRRKYLEMSGADRIINTREEDLLTAVHEEMPLGADLVIECVGTMIGPCVDCCRPGGTVLVEGLSENEYQSISQHIIARKGVNVIGSFIGNNVLQAVANGLNSGMLDFEYMITHKLTFDQFDEGLEAMRNGTALEVILYPWGLPGEA, encoded by the coding sequence ATGAAAGAAGGAATGATGAAAGGAATTGCTTTTATCAGCACAGGCAAGTATGCACATGTGGAAAGACCGATTCCGAAAATTGAAAAGAATCACGATGTACTGATCAGGATACTTGCCACAAGCATCTGCGGTACTGATGTACATATTCTGGCAACACCGCCTCTGTATCCGGCGACGCCCGGTAAGATCATCGGTCACGAGATGGTGGGTGAGGTCGTGGAATGCGGAAGCGAAGTGACCGAATTTCAGGCTGGCGACCGTGTGATCATGGATAATAATATTGCCTGTGGGACGTGTGAGATCTGCAGGCTCGGAGACTATAATGTCTGTCCGAATATGAAATCCATCGGCATGGAGATCGACGGAACGTTTGCACAGTACTGTGTGGCGCCGGACAGTAACCTGGCAAAGATCAACAAAGATGTGCCGCTTGAGCGGGCAATCTTTGCAGAGCCGCTGAATGTGGCATTCGGCGGTCTGAAGAAAGTAAAGATGATGCCGGGGGACAATGTGGTGATCGTCGGCGGCGGTCCGATCGGCATGTATTTTGTAAAGCTGTGTAAGCAGATGGGAGCCGGCAAGGTTCTTGTGACCGGGAGATCCCCGTCCCGCAGAAAGTATCTGGAAATGAGCGGTGCAGACCGCATCATCAATACGCGGGAAGAAGATCTGCTGACGGCGGTGCATGAGGAGATGCCGCTCGGTGCAGATCTTGTGATTGAGTGTGTCGGCACCATGATTGGTCCGTGTGTCGATTGCTGCAGGCCGGGAGGAACGGTGCTCGTGGAAGGATTGAGCGAAAATGAGTATCAGAGTATCAGCCAGCACATCATCGCGCGTAAGGGAGTGAATGTGATCGGCAGCTTCATCGGAAATAATGTGCTTCAGGCGGTTGCCAACGGACTGAACAGTGGGATGCTGGATTTCGAATATATGATCACGCATAAACTGACATTTGACCAGTTTGACGAAGGGCTGGAAGCGATGCGAAACGGAACGGCGCTGGAAGTCATACTGTACCCGTGGGGTCTCCCCGGGGAAGCGTAG
- a CDS encoding Gfo/Idh/MocA family oxidoreductase → MELAIGVVGLGAIGRDHVKRFDERITGCKVVAVSEVNEEVGRRVAKQYGAKFYADGEELINSPEVQAVVVTTWDPAHAQYVLASIKAGKYVFCEKPLATEAAECEKILAAEQAFGKKIVQVGFMRRYDPGYTELKKTIGEGKIGQPLIVHACHRNMTHAATMTSEMSIKNSGVHEIDVLRWLLDDEYVSGQVVLPRQSRISAKEGLQDPQIMMLRTKQGICIDVEISQSSGYGYDIQCEVVGDLGTARLPDPPGVITKTDCSRAAGIMPGWETRFVEAYNIEMQDWVDRVKNAQPLVGASAWDGYVACVTSNILGQCREEGGTSKEIVLPEKPEFYN, encoded by the coding sequence ATGGAATTAGCGATTGGAGTAGTGGGACTCGGCGCGATCGGCAGAGATCATGTCAAACGTTTTGATGAACGGATCACCGGCTGTAAAGTGGTTGCTGTTTCCGAAGTAAATGAGGAAGTCGGACGCAGGGTTGCAAAGCAGTACGGCGCAAAATTTTATGCGGACGGGGAGGAATTGATCAACAGCCCCGAAGTTCAGGCGGTGGTGGTTACCACATGGGATCCGGCTCATGCGCAGTATGTACTGGCAAGTATCAAGGCCGGAAAATATGTGTTCTGCGAGAAGCCGCTGGCAACGGAGGCTGCAGAGTGTGAAAAGATTCTTGCGGCGGAGCAGGCATTCGGCAAAAAAATCGTTCAGGTCGGGTTTATGCGCCGCTATGATCCGGGCTATACGGAACTGAAGAAAACGATCGGGGAAGGAAAAATCGGTCAGCCCCTGATCGTCCATGCATGTCACAGAAATATGACCCATGCGGCGACGATGACATCGGAGATGTCCATCAAAAACTCCGGCGTTCATGAAATCGATGTTCTGCGCTGGCTTCTGGATGATGAGTATGTATCAGGGCAGGTCGTTCTTCCGCGGCAGAGCCGCATTTCGGCCAAAGAGGGACTACAGGATCCGCAGATCATGATGCTGAGAACGAAGCAAGGGATCTGTATTGACGTGGAGATCAGTCAGAGTTCCGGATACGGATATGATATTCAGTGTGAAGTTGTGGGTGATCTGGGAACAGCAAGGCTGCCGGATCCGCCAGGAGTGATCACGAAGACGGATTGCAGCCGTGCAGCAGGCATCATGCCGGGATGGGAAACACGTTTTGTCGAGGCATATAACATTGAGATGCAGGACTGGGTTGACCGCGTGAAAAATGCGCAGCCGCTCGTCGGCGCCTCTGCATGGGACGGCTATGTGGCCTGTGTGACATCCAATATATTGGGACAGTGCCGCGAGGAAGGCGGAACATCAAAGGAAATCGTCCTTCCGGAAAAACCGGAATTTTATAACTAA
- a CDS encoding radical SAM protein, producing MHYNGPIVRPQTDADSIFIEVTVGCTHNQCSFCNFYEGYPFSVASMQQIEEDLIEASRRYPAAKKIWANGGNPYALGTERLARIGNLIKTYFPESRISAYARVTDLTRKSVEEMKLLRTCGFEDLVVGFETGDDEALAYVNKGYTSADVLSGCKKLEEAGVDYRLIFLGGLAGKGKCETSAKKTARLLNQLNPYLMYLNSVSILPGTKLYEDRESGIFQEAGERELVLEFITMLEDMEHEIAIFAAPNTTPFSFFVDLQPQKQELLAFMRKYVDGLDENQEEQIAKQRSSGRSV from the coding sequence ATGCATTACAATGGACCGATCGTACGGCCGCAGACGGATGCAGACAGTATTTTTATTGAAGTGACCGTGGGCTGTACTCACAATCAATGCAGTTTTTGTAATTTTTATGAAGGCTATCCTTTTTCTGTCGCATCAATGCAACAGATTGAAGAGGATTTGATCGAGGCGAGCCGAAGATACCCCGCGGCGAAAAAAATCTGGGCCAACGGAGGAAATCCATATGCGCTCGGCACAGAAAGACTGGCCAGAATCGGAAATTTGATCAAAACATATTTTCCGGAAAGCCGCATATCTGCTTATGCCAGAGTTACGGATCTTACACGAAAGAGTGTGGAAGAGATGAAACTGCTGAGAACATGTGGATTCGAGGATTTGGTTGTAGGCTTTGAGACGGGCGATGATGAGGCGCTTGCATACGTAAATAAGGGATACACATCAGCGGACGTCCTGTCAGGCTGTAAAAAATTAGAGGAAGCGGGAGTTGATTATCGGTTGATTTTTCTGGGCGGTTTGGCTGGAAAAGGAAAATGTGAAACGTCCGCAAAAAAGACAGCGCGTCTGCTGAATCAGCTGAATCCGTATCTGATGTATTTGAATTCCGTATCGATACTGCCGGGAACAAAATTGTACGAAGACCGTGAAAGCGGCATTTTCCAGGAAGCGGGAGAGCGGGAGCTCGTATTGGAGTTCATCACGATGCTGGAGGACATGGAACATGAGATCGCGATTTTTGCGGCACCGAACACAACGCCCTTTTCCTTCTTTGTGGATTTGCAGCCGCAAAAGCAAGAACTTCTTGCCTTTATGAGAAAGTATGTGGATGGGCTTGATGAGAATCAGGAAGAGCAGATTGCAAAGCAAAGGAGCAGCGGAAGAAGCGTATAG
- a CDS encoding substrate-binding domain-containing protein, with protein sequence MRKKVLALGLIFAMTLSLFGCGGKEEGAASADKAAAEETAKGTAKETTEESSDEAEGSEVTTVGDAEAWVMNMDDMLAGSPFEGLTANEAYSYQLIVKSFSASFFTAVAEGAEAAAEELGVELTCNGPNTESDIADQVNMFNTAILNGLDGVAIAPSDASAVLDSLKTAKEKGVPVVLFDSGVENAPEGSVLGTVATDSVAAGRIGAENVYKAVSYKVSDGPIRIGMVANDSTSASNTLRGLGFVDGIVELGKADGYRVAVIGNEWFTKNCSDVGEESTADIIVECRVPATALVDFCASEVSAVCNKTDTVAVFGTNQTVTEGIIMANNNLQMLGADPETSIIGTGFDAGATIKENVANGTLYGCVTQMPYAMGYYSIATLVANNNGDEAGDLPIPAYWYNAENMDDPLIAPNLYD encoded by the coding sequence ATGAGAAAAAAAGTATTGGCACTGGGACTTATCTTCGCTATGACATTGTCGCTTTTCGGATGCGGGGGAAAAGAAGAAGGAGCAGCTTCGGCAGATAAAGCCGCAGCAGAGGAAACAGCAAAGGGAACAGCAAAAGAAACAACAGAAGAGAGCAGCGATGAGGCAGAAGGCTCCGAAGTGACCACGGTAGGTGACGCCGAGGCCTGGGTAATGAACATGGACGATATGCTGGCAGGTTCCCCGTTTGAAGGCCTGACGGCAAATGAAGCATACAGTTATCAGCTGATTGTAAAGTCTTTCTCAGCGAGCTTTTTCACGGCGGTTGCAGAAGGAGCCGAAGCGGCGGCCGAAGAGCTGGGTGTTGAACTTACCTGCAATGGACCAAATACAGAGTCAGATATCGCAGATCAGGTGAATATGTTCAATACGGCAATCCTGAACGGACTGGACGGTGTCGCAATTGCGCCTTCAGATGCCTCAGCGGTTCTTGACTCCCTGAAAACGGCAAAAGAAAAAGGTGTTCCGGTTGTGTTATTTGACAGCGGTGTGGAAAATGCACCGGAAGGCTCCGTCCTGGGAACGGTGGCAACAGACAGTGTGGCAGCAGGCCGTATCGGAGCGGAAAACGTTTACAAAGCAGTTTCTTATAAAGTAAGCGATGGTCCGATCCGTATCGGTATGGTGGCAAATGACAGTACATCTGCGAGCAATACGCTGCGTGGTCTCGGATTTGTAGACGGTATCGTTGAGCTTGGAAAAGCGGACGGATACCGTGTCGCAGTTATTGGAAACGAATGGTTTACAAAGAATTGCTCTGACGTCGGGGAGGAAAGCACGGCAGATATCATCGTAGAGTGCCGAGTGCCCGCGACGGCGCTGGTGGATTTTTGTGCAAGTGAAGTATCTGCGGTCTGTAATAAAACAGATACGGTTGCAGTATTCGGAACGAACCAGACCGTCACAGAGGGAATCATCATGGCGAACAACAACCTGCAGATGTTGGGAGCTGACCCGGAAACATCCATCATCGGAACCGGATTCGACGCAGGTGCTACGATCAAGGAAAACGTTGCCAATGGTACACTGTACGGATGTGTCACACAGATGCCATACGCCATGGGGTATTATTCTATTGCTACACTGGTAGCAAATAATAATGGTGACGAGGCAGGCGATCTGCCCATTCCTGCGTACTGGTATAATGCAGAGAACATGGATGATCCGTTGATTGCCCCGAACCTTTACGACTAG